Below is a window of Planococcus rifietoensis DNA.
TCTCTTTGAGAGCGGCTCTTTTTGCGTTATAGCACGTATAAGTAGACGGCAAGGAAGTGGCATGTGCTTCCGAGCAAGATGAAAATATGGAAAATCTCGTGGAATCCGAGGTAACGCGAAGAGAGGAAGTCCGGCTTGAGCCAATAAATGACACCGCCGACCGTGTACAGAAGGCCGCCGGCAACGAGCAGCCATAATCCGGCAGCGGGCAGGCTGGAGGCGAGCGGGCCCACTGCGAAGATGATGATCCAGCCCATCAAAATGTAGATGGCAGTCGACAGCCATCGCGGCGAATGAAACCAAATCATCTTGAAAAGAATGCCGCTGATGCCAAGAGCGGCAACTACAGCGAAAATCGACCAGCCGAGCGTGCCTTCAAGCGCAATCAAGCAAAACGGCGCATAGGAACCGGCAATCAGCAAGAAAATCATGGAATGGTCCAGTTTACGGAAAAAGGCGATGATTCCTGGGCGGGCTTTGACGGAATGATAAACCGTTGAAGCTGTATACAACAGGATCAAACTGATGCCAAAAATGACGACCGCTGTAATGTGTGATGCAGGCGCTTGCGTGTAGGCAGCTTTGATGGCCATCGCAAGCAATGCGGTAAAGGACAAAAGGGCTCCCGCCAAATGGGACAAAGCGTTAAAAGGCTCTCGGATAAATGCAGTCATGGATCTGTACCTCCTGATACGTAGTTATTGAAACTACATATAATAATATACGCATTCATTTCGTCGGTCAAGTTTGTCGGCTTTTGCATCATAGGGTAAAATAGGGAAATAGAAGTTGAGGTGAAGCGAATGAAAAGCATCGATCGGCTCATTGGCCAATTGGCTCTCGATAGCCAAATCCGCACAAGCGATATTCCGAAAATCGATTTATACGTGGATCAGGTCATCCAATTATTCGAGACAGCCTTCCACGACACGAAAAGGCAGCCAGACGATAAAATATTGACGAAGACGATGATCAATAATTATGCCAAGGGAAAATTATTCTACCCCGTGCAGCATAAAAAGTACACACCTGACCATATTATGCTCATCAGCTTGATCTACCAGATGAAAAGTACCCTTTCAATCAATGACGTTAAAAAGGTGCTGGAGAAAGTGAACGAACAAGCACAGGCGCGGGAACTGGATCTATCCGTGTTCTACGAAACTTATCTTGCGCTTCAAGAGGACAATCACGACGCGTTCAAAGAAGAGCTTGAGCGGCAAGCGGAGGCCGTTGCCCATACGCAAAGCGAGCAGGACGGCGAACTTGCCAAGGTGCTGTTCATTGCATCGCTGGTCCATAAAAGCAATTTGTACAGAAGGGCCGCTGAAAAACTGGCCGATGAATTGGTAAGGGAGGAAGCCGATGGCAAAAATTCTTATTGACGCAGACGGCTGTCCCGTGGTCGATTTGACGATTGGGCTGGCTAAGCGGTTCAATTGGCCGGTGCTGCTCATTTGCGATACGTCTCACGAAATGTACCGTGAAGGAGCGGAGACGCTGACGGTATCAAAAGGAGCGGATGCGGTCGATTTTGTGTTGGTGAACCGTGTGCAACCTGGCGATATCGTCGTTACGCAGGATTATGGGCTCGCTGCGATGGTACTCGCGAAACGCGGCGTGCCGATCGACCAGAACGGGCGGGTTTACAATGAAGGCAATATTGAACAATTGCTCCACGGCCGCCACGTCGCCAAAAAAATCCGCCAAAGTGGAGGGCGCATGAAAGGCCCGAAAAAGCGCCAGCAAGCCGACAACGACAAGTTTCGCGATAGCTTGACGCATCTATTGGAAGATTGAAAGGCCCGCCGTGTTGCGGGCCTTTTTCAATAACGCGTTCTGTACTTTGGTGCGAGTAATTTTCTGCCAATGGGGAATAGAAAGGGATATGAATCGATGGGGAGGAATATGCCATGAAAAAAATAGCGGTTATCGTAACGAACCATAAAGATTTAGGGCATCGCGGAAAAAAGACAGGCTTATGGCTACGGGAATTGACGGATTTCTACCATGAAGTAAAAGATGATTTCGAAGTCGATATCATCAGCCCGAAAGCCGAAAAAGTGCCGATCGATCCGAGAAGCCTTCCGGCCGCAGCCCTCAATGGGCGGACGCGCCAATATTACCTGGACAAAAAAATCCAGCGCCAATTGGACCGGCCGCTGACGCCAGATGAAGCGAAAGCCAATGAATATGCCGGCATTTACTTTACCGGCGGTCACGGAACGATGTGGGATTTTCCGGACAATAAGGAATTGCAGCGGATGACGGCGGGCATTTATGAAAAAGGCGGCATCGTGGCAGCTGTCTGCCACGGGCCAAGCGGTTTATTGAACGTCCGCCTATCCGACGGCAGCCCCTTGTTATCGGGTCATCTCGCTACCGGTTTTTCGGATCTGGAAGAAAAGCTCCTCGGGCTCTATAAAGACATTCCGTTTTCCTTGCAGCATGAAATGAAAGAGCGGGGCGCACTTGTTCAAATCGCCCAGCTTCCGCTCGAAGCATGCGTCATCGAGTCGGGCCGCTTGATCACAGGGCAAAATCCGGCTTCAGCATCAGGCGTTGGGGAAAAGATGCGCGAGCAATTGAACGATATGGAGCGCTATTCGTAACGAGCGAGCATCAAGGGGCTAAGGCGATCTTGAGTAAAAAAAATCGGGGTGGCTTAAAAATCGGCATTCAGGGTATATAGAAGAGAAGTGACAGAAAGACGCAATATTTTGGAGGGATTCTGATGAAGAGATCAACGATGAATACAGTAGTAGGCAGCGCACTTGCAGCAGCTGCAGGGGTTTTCGTCTACAAAGCCTATCAAGAGAAAAACACGGTGCGTGTAGAAGAAGACCACGACATGCGCAACAGCCGAGCGATCGATGAGCGCGAAAGTGTCTACGCCATCGAAGATTCAAGTGAACAGGGACTCTCGCAATTGGATTCAGCTTACCGTGAAGAATGGCAAGCGAATGCTTTTCCGCAAACCCAGAAAGAATTGCGTGAACTGGAAGAAGACAAATAAATCAAACGAGCGAGCGAAGGCAGAAAAACATCTGCCTTCGCTTTTTCTTCGTGTATGATTTAAGTGTGGAACTAAATTTGAAAGGAGTGTCAGCAAGTGTGGATCCGAAAGCCATTTTTTGAATACACAGCAGGAATATTATTACTCGCCCTTACATTATACGTACTCAGCAAGTTGGACTATATTTGGGAACCGATTCGCATCATCATCACGACGTTATTTGCGCCGATCGTCATCGCCGGAATTCTATACTATCTGCTCCGGCCGTTGGTCCGTGTGCTCGCCCGCCGCATGCCGAAGATCGCCGGCATCGGAATTGTTTTCACGGTAATCGCGCTGGCGTTTGCAAGCCTCGTCTATTTCTTCGGGCCGACTTTGATCGAACAAGGGGAAAGCCTGGTGGATTTGGCGCCCGAGAAGATGGAGGAAATGAGTTCGGAATCGAACAATCTCTTGAAAGGATTTGAATTCGGCGGAATTTCCGGACAGGAAATCAGCGACCGCATCTACGGCTATGCCGAAAGCCTCTCGAGTAATCTATTCGAAAACGTGCTCGATATTCTCGGTATGCTCGTCAATGCGGCGATTGTCTTGATTGTCGTGCCGTTTATCCTGTTCTTCCTATTGAAAGACGATGAGAAATTCATTCCGTATTCTGTGAAGCGGCTCCCGGAAGACCACAAGCCGGAAGGAAAGAAGCTTTTGAAAGATCTGGATGAAACTTTATCCACTTTCGTGATTGGCCAGGCAACAGTCGCGGCGGTAATCGGCGTCTTGATGTACATCGGCTATTTAATCATCGGCCTTGAATACGCGTTGACGCTTGCCGTGTTCGCGATGTTCTTGGTAGTCGTTCCATTTCTCGGGCCGATCATCGGGATCATCCCCGCGATTTTCGTTGCCCTGTTGAACGACGGGTTGTTCATGGCATTCAAAGTCGTTCTTGTGCTATTGGTGGTCCAGCAGCTCGAAGGCAATCTGGTCACGCCGAACGTCATGGGCAACCGGCTTCATGTCCATCCCTTGACGATTATTTTATTGCTGATGGTGGCAGGTTCCTTGTATGGATTTATCGGGATTTTGATTGCGATTCCGACCTATGCCGTTTTGAAGACGCTGACGCACAATTTCCGGTTATTTTACCGGCTTCATAAAAAACGCGCAGTCAGCCATGAAGGATAGTCATTTAGGCGCAAGCATCCATCCTACTTCCTAGTAAATTTCATTCGAAAGGTTCTGAATTTGCAAATATTGTGATATATTAGTCAGTAGAATGACCAATACAGAACAGAGGGGGATGTTTATTAATGAAGAAATGGACCTTATTAGCATTATTGCTAGCAGTTCTTACAGTGCTTGCCGCATGCGGCGGTTCGGAAGAAGAATCCGGCAGCGGTGAATCTGGCGGAGGCGAAGGGGAAGCATACCGCGTCGGCATCGATACCACTTATCCACCGTTTGAGTTTGAAGAAGACGGCGAATACACAGGAATCGATATCGATTTGATCAATGCGATTGCTGAAAACCAAGGCTTTGAAATCGAATTTAACCCGATGGATTTCGGGGGCATCATCCCGGCCCTTCAGGCTGGACAATTGGATGTAGCGATTGCGGGCATGAGTATTACGGATGAGCGCAAGGAAATCGTGGATTTCTCTGATCCGTACTTTGATGCCGGCCTTTCATTGGTTGTAGCAGAAGACAATAACGACATTACAGCACTCGAAGATTTAGAAGGCAAAACGGTTGCGGTGAAGAGTGGAACGACTGGCGCTCAATTCGCGCGCGACAACGAAGCCGAATACGGCTATGAAATTTCCCAGTTCGAAGACAGCCCATCGATGTTCCAGGAAGTATCAAACGGCAATGCCGATGTACTTCTTGAAGATTACCCTGTCATCGCTTATGCCATCGCAGAAAGCGAATTGGCTTTGAAAACTGTCGGCGAACGCTTGACGGGCGACCAATACGGCATCGCTGTGTTGAAAGGCGAGAATGCGGAATTGCTTGAACAAATCAATGCAGGCCTGCAGGAATTGCGCGACAGCGGCGAATACGACGAAATCTTAAACAAATACATCGCAGAATAAAATCATGTAGCGCGCATTCGCGCGCTGCATTTTTTTATGCAAGGGGGAACTAAGGGTGCAGACAATTATCAATGCTTTTCCATACTTAATGGAAGGCTTGCAAGTTACGTTATATATTTTCGGCATTGCCATCGTCCTCGGCTTCTTGATCGGGCTGGTTGTCGCTTTAATGCGCTTGGCACCGTTCAAAATCTTGAACTGGATCGCCAAAATCTTCGTCGATGCAATCCGGGGGACGCCGTTCATCGTCCAATTGTTCTTCATTTACTTCGGCTTGAACTCGCTTGGATTCTTTTCGCTCGATAACACGACAGCTGGGATTGTGACAGTTGCGATCAACGCCGGTGCTTACTTCTCGGAAATCATCCGGGCAGGGATTCAGTCGATCGATAAAGGGCAAACAGAAGCGGCGCGGTCGCTCGGGCTCAACTCAACACAGACCATGCGCCACATCATTTTGCCTCAGGCATTCCGCCGCATGCTCCCGACGATTACCAACCAGGCGATCATTTCCTTGAAGGATACTTCGCTCTTATCGGTTATCGGTGTAGCGGATTTAACACAGGAAGGGCGCATCCAGGCCAGTGCCACATTCGATGCGTTTAACGTCTATTTGATCCTCGGCATCATTTACTTTATCGTCATTTACTTGCTCTCGATGCTCGCGAGCTTTGTGGAAAGGAAGTTTGTATTGCGATGAGTATGATCAGAGTAGAAAACCTCAAAAAATCATTCGGAGATTTGGAAGTCATCAAAGACATGAGCACAGTCGTCGAAGAGAAGGAAGTCATTTGCGTCATTGGCCCTTCCGGTTCCGGCAAAAGTACGTTTCTTCGTTGCTTGAATCGCTTAGAAGATATCAGCGGAGGCCATGTTTATATTGAAGGGACGGATATCACCGACCCGAAAGTCGATATCAATAAAGTGCGCCAAGATGTAGGGATGGTATTCCAACAGTTTAATTTGTTCCCGCA
It encodes the following:
- the trhA gene encoding PAQR family membrane homeostasis protein TrhA, with amino-acid sequence MTAFIREPFNALSHLAGALLSFTALLAMAIKAAYTQAPASHITAVVIFGISLILLYTASTVYHSVKARPGIIAFFRKLDHSMIFLLIAGSYAPFCLIALEGTLGWSIFAVVAALGISGILFKMIWFHSPRWLSTAIYILMGWIIIFAVGPLASSLPAAGLWLLVAGGLLYTVGGVIYWLKPDFLSSRYLGFHEIFHIFILLGSTCHFLAVYLYVL
- a CDS encoding DUF1836 domain-containing protein; amino-acid sequence: MKSIDRLIGQLALDSQIRTSDIPKIDLYVDQVIQLFETAFHDTKRQPDDKILTKTMINNYAKGKLFYPVQHKKYTPDHIMLISLIYQMKSTLSINDVKKVLEKVNEQAQARELDLSVFYETYLALQEDNHDAFKEELERQAEAVAHTQSEQDGELAKVLFIASLVHKSNLYRRAAEKLADELVREEADGKNSY
- a CDS encoding YaiI/YqxD family protein, which codes for MAKILIDADGCPVVDLTIGLAKRFNWPVLLICDTSHEMYREGAETLTVSKGADAVDFVLVNRVQPGDIVVTQDYGLAAMVLAKRGVPIDQNGRVYNEGNIEQLLHGRHVAKKIRQSGGRMKGPKKRQQADNDKFRDSLTHLLED
- a CDS encoding type 1 glutamine amidotransferase domain-containing protein, translating into MKKIAVIVTNHKDLGHRGKKTGLWLRELTDFYHEVKDDFEVDIISPKAEKVPIDPRSLPAAALNGRTRQYYLDKKIQRQLDRPLTPDEAKANEYAGIYFTGGHGTMWDFPDNKELQRMTAGIYEKGGIVAAVCHGPSGLLNVRLSDGSPLLSGHLATGFSDLEEKLLGLYKDIPFSLQHEMKERGALVQIAQLPLEACVIESGRLITGQNPASASGVGEKMREQLNDMERYS
- a CDS encoding AI-2E family transporter, giving the protein MWIRKPFFEYTAGILLLALTLYVLSKLDYIWEPIRIIITTLFAPIVIAGILYYLLRPLVRVLARRMPKIAGIGIVFTVIALAFASLVYFFGPTLIEQGESLVDLAPEKMEEMSSESNNLLKGFEFGGISGQEISDRIYGYAESLSSNLFENVLDILGMLVNAAIVLIVVPFILFFLLKDDEKFIPYSVKRLPEDHKPEGKKLLKDLDETLSTFVIGQATVAAVIGVLMYIGYLIIGLEYALTLAVFAMFLVVVPFLGPIIGIIPAIFVALLNDGLFMAFKVVLVLLVVQQLEGNLVTPNVMGNRLHVHPLTIILLLMVAGSLYGFIGILIAIPTYAVLKTLTHNFRLFYRLHKKRAVSHEG
- a CDS encoding transporter substrate-binding domain-containing protein, translated to MKKWTLLALLLAVLTVLAACGGSEEESGSGESGGGEGEAYRVGIDTTYPPFEFEEDGEYTGIDIDLINAIAENQGFEIEFNPMDFGGIIPALQAGQLDVAIAGMSITDERKEIVDFSDPYFDAGLSLVVAEDNNDITALEDLEGKTVAVKSGTTGAQFARDNEAEYGYEISQFEDSPSMFQEVSNGNADVLLEDYPVIAYAIAESELALKTVGERLTGDQYGIAVLKGENAELLEQINAGLQELRDSGEYDEILNKYIAE
- a CDS encoding amino acid ABC transporter permease; this encodes MQTIINAFPYLMEGLQVTLYIFGIAIVLGFLIGLVVALMRLAPFKILNWIAKIFVDAIRGTPFIVQLFFIYFGLNSLGFFSLDNTTAGIVTVAINAGAYFSEIIRAGIQSIDKGQTEAARSLGLNSTQTMRHIILPQAFRRMLPTITNQAIISLKDTSLLSVIGVADLTQEGRIQASATFDAFNVYLILGIIYFIVIYLLSMLASFVERKFVLR